TATACTTTTTTAACTTTTGCCATAGCGAACTAAGCCGGTCTTTAAGAGATTTTTCAAATCCTATTTCCGCCGGTCTATAATACTGTTTCCCTTTCAATTCGAGCGGCAGATAATTCTCCTCTAAAAAATGATTTTCAAAATTATGAGGGTAACGATAGTTATTTCCATAGCCGAGATTCTTCATTAAGGAAGTGGGTGCGTTTCTGAGATGCAGAGGAACTGAATAGAGAGGAAGGTTCTTAACATCTTCAAGTGCCTCATCAATCGCTTTATAGGCGGCATTACTTTTGGGAGAAGATGCCAGGTAGGTAGCGCATTGCGAAAGGATAATCCTGGCTTCGGGCATACCGATTTTATCTACAGCATTGAAAGCAGCTTCGGCAATTACAAGTCCATTTGGTGCAGCATTTCCAATATCCTCTGAAGCAAGGATGATCATTCTCCTTGCGATAAAAAGCGGATCTTCACCGCCTTCAAGCATTCGGGCCAGCCAGTAGACCGCTGCATCCGGGTCGGAACCGCGAATACTTTTTATGAATGCGGAGATAAGATTATAATGTTCTTCTCCCCCTTTATCATAAATAATAAATTTCTGCTGAAGTACATTTTCAATAGAGGATTTATTTACAACTATTCTTTCCTGACTGACATGATTAAGAAGTGCAGCTTCAAGAATATTCAGGAGTATTCTTGCATCGCCGCCGGAGACGTAGAAGAGAAAATCGGGATCTTCAATTTCCACATCGAGAGTTTTAAGAAAATCATCATTCTTAACGGCGTAGTTTAAAATTCCTTCCAGATCCTCACGGTTGAGGGTTTCGAGTTTAAATATTCTCAGTCTGGATCTTAGAGCAGGAATTATCTCAAAGGATGGATTTTCTGTAGTAGCGCCAATCAGAATAATTTCACCTTTTTCCACAGAAGAGAGAAGGGCATCCTGCTGAGCTTTGTTATAACGATGGATTTCATCAATAAAAAGAATTGTCTTACGGTTATAAAGAAGATTAGTTTTACCAATTTCGATTACATTTCTAAGTTCTTTAACGCCTGAGGAGACAGCATTAACCTGAAAGAATTCCGCATTAACTGTTTCTGAAATGATTCTTGCGAGAGTAGTTTTTCCGGAACCCGGGGGACCCCAAAGAATAATGGAGCTTAATGAACCATTTTCAATCATTTGTCTTAACGGTTTACCCTTACCAATTAAGTTCTCATGGCCTCGAAATTCAGAAAGGTTTTTAGGACGAATTCTTTCAGCTAGAGGAGTATTCGGTATATCGTTTTTTTTATCCACCAGATTGAAAATTTATTTTTCCTCAATTTTTAACACACGTTCATCCGGAAGCATCATATGGAATCTTTCCCTAGCAACTTTTTCCATTTTTTCTTTTGAATTGATTAAGGAATCGATTTCCGCTTCCAACATTCTGATTTTTTCTTCAGCACTATTTATCTGAAGATCAAGTTCATGTAACTGATTTTTCAGGGACAAATATTTCAGGATACCATTTTCATTAAATACAAGAAATGCAATAACCAAGATTACAACAGAAGAAAGAATCAGCCTTACAATCAATTTATTTGATAGCTTCGCCATTACAGAGCATTCTTAATAATTCTATCAATCAGCTCTTCAAATGAGATTCCGGCTACTGCCGCCATTTTGGGGACCAGACTAAGATTAGTCATACCAGGCAGAGTATTAACCTCAAGGCAATATGATTTATAATCTTTAGTCAATCTGAAATCGACCCTGGCGTAACTTTCGCAGCCGACTGAATTAAAAGCAAGAAGTGCCTGATGCTGAAGATGCTCGGCGACCTTAGGAGGAATAACCGCAGGCACAATATATTCGCTTTTGCCGGAAGTATATTTATGCTCGTAATCGTAGAATCCGTCAACCGGTTTGATCTCCAGTACCGGAAGGGCCTGCTGCCCGAGAATCGCGACTGTAAGTTCACGGCCGGCGATATACTCTTCGACAAGTGCCACCGAAGACAATTCCAGCGCCTTTTTCACCGCCTTTTCAACTTCGATATCTCCCCGGCAGATTGTAAGTCCGATAGTAGAGCCCTGGTCATTAGGTTTAATAACGCAAGGATATCCGAAAAACTTTTTTATTTTTTCGCGAATCAGATGATAGTCATTTTCGTTTCTGTCAACGATAAACCAGCGCGGTGTATTAACATCAAAATGCTGAAACATAATTTTGGACATATATTTATTCATCGCCAGTGCACTTGCAAGCACTTTAGAACCCGTATATTTTAACCCCCTCATTTCGAGTAGAGATTGAAGAGTTCCATCTTCTCCCCATTTACCGTGAATTGCAATGAAGACTATATCAATACCATCCAGAAGCGTTGAGTTAATTGCCTCAAGCTGATTTCTGTTAGAGATTTCGCAGTAATTTCTATCCTCAAAATAGATATACTCTTCTTTCGGCTGGGTTAATCCGTAGGCTGGATCAATTACTTTTACTTTATAACCGAGGTCGTATAAAGCTTTAAGAACAGATTTACCAGAAGATTTGGAGACTTCCCTTTCCGGTGAAGTACCTCCAACAAGCAATGCAACATTAATTTCATTATTCGACATATTATTTCCGTAATTGAATTAAAAGTCCATACGATTTTTTTTATTCAGTTTAATTCCATATTCTTTTTCTGCAACGGAATAGAGTTTCCGGAGTTTGTTTACAGGTATTTTTTTCTCCCCGCCAAGTAATTTACAAACTGCAATAGTATGTGCCGCATGCTCAAGTTTTTCCATCCTGTAATACGCTGACATAATATCGTGACCGAAAGTTACCGCGCCATGATTTTCTAAAAGGAGCGCCCAGACATAATCGATATGAGGCAACATGGACAACGGGACTTCATCGGTGGACGGCGTTCCGTATTTGCATAGAGGAACCTTGCCAAGAGTAAGAATAACCTCAGGCAGAACAGGTTCAGTTAATCCCAGTCCGGAGGATGCAAACGCAGTAGCATAAACCGGATGACAATGTATAACAGAGTTAATATCATCTCTTTTACTATAAGCCAGCAGATGAATTTTCACTTCGGTAGATACTTTCCCCTTACCTTTTAATAACTTTCCGTTATAATCTATCTCCAAAAAATCATCCTGTGCAAGTTCACCCTTACATTTTCCTGATGGAGTAATCAGAATTCTTTTATTACTCAGACGTACGGATAGATTACCGTCGTATGCGGAAACAAATCCCTTCTCGTATACTCTATGGCAAATATCCAAAAGTACTTTTCTCAGGGACATTGTTTTTCAATTTCTTCCATTATTTTCATTGCAGCAAGAGCATCTTCGCCAGGGACAAGCGGCGGTTGATTTTTAATTAAAGATTTTTGAACCGACTTAATCATATAAGAAATTTTATTCGCCCTTTTTCTGAAGGCTTTTTTAGCTTCGCCCTGAAGATCAATTATTAATTTGCCCGATACATTTTTTTTACCGATAAAGTTTTCAATACTTATTACTCCTTTATGACCAAGAATTTCTATTCTGTTAAACGACTTCTTGGCATTATAGGAGACGTTAAAATAGCCGTATCCCCCTTTTTCAAATTTCAGAATAGCAGATGCAAAATCCTCAACTTCGCTTTTATAGACGATATTATCGGTATAACCTTTAACGCCGGATATTTCACCGCCGAATAACCTGATCATATCTATCATATGAGAGCCGAGATCTCTAAGTGCGCCTCCGCCGCTCAGATCTTTTTTAAATCTGAAATTATCACTCGGTGCGAAATCGATATTGAATGAAGCGGAGACAGAAACTATTTTTCCGATCATTCCCTTGTTGACAAGTTCCTTTGCTTTCAAGACCAGCGGATGGAACCGGTGGGTAAAGTTAACCGTAAAGACTACTCCATAAGTTTTGCAGACTTTAATTATCTCTTCAATTTGAGAGGAGTTGATACCGACGGGTTTTTCGCAGATGATATGCTTGCCAGCCTGAGCTGCTTCGACGGCCTGCCGGTAATGATCTACATTAGCACCGGCAATATAGAGCAGATCAAAATCGCCTTTAATAAAGTCACTGAAATTATCCGAAAAATTCTGAGCGCCGAATTTTCCTGCGACCTGTTTAGCCCTTTGAAGATCGTGACTGAACACCGAAACAAGTTTACTCCGCTGGATCAAAGCTAAAGCAGGCAGAACCGATGTTTCAACAAAATGTCCGCATCCGGAAACACCCCATTTAATTCTTCTTGGAATTGCGGATCTGATAATTGATTTACCCGGAGATTTAATTAGCATTTTCAAAGTCCCAATTTTTTCATTAACATTTTTATCGGTTTGGAATTCTGCATAATATAGAAATGAATTGCCGGAACATTCTTATTCAACAATTCTTCCACTTGTTTAAATGTCCACTCAACTCCGATCTCGACCGCATGCTCTGGTTTGGATTTGTCTATTTCCTCAACCAGATCGGAAGGGATATCGATATAAAAGTTCTTAGGTATACTGTGGGCATGCGATCTGGAAGTAATAATTTTCAATCCGGGAATAATCGGGACGGAGATCCCCTCCTTCCTGCAATTATCCACATAATCGAAATACAAATTATTATCATAGAACATCTGGGTTACAATATAAGCAGCACCGGCTTCAATTTTTGCGTGAGTATATTTTATATCAGTTAAAAGGTTGGGGGCCTCGAAATGCTTTTCGGGATAACCGCTGGTTCCGATACAGAAATCCATTGCAAATGCATCGAGCAAACCTTCCTCTAGATATTTGCCTTTATTCAGATCAGAAATTTGCCTGATAAGATCTATGCCATAATTATTAGCGCTTCTTCCGTACTTAAGGGGTTTATTAAATCCGCTTTCGTCACCTCTTATAGCAAGGACATTATCAATTCCGAGGTAATGAATTTCGATAAGAAAATCCTCGGTTTCCTCGCGTGTAAAACCGGAACACAAGACATGAGGCACAGCATCTATATTATATTTATTCTGAATCAGGGCGCATATTCCGAGAGTACCCGGGCGCTTCCTTTTTACTTTCATTTTCATTCCGCCTTCGGTTGTTTCCTCATACATTACTTCCGCGGCATGACTTGTAATATCGATGAAGGGAGGTTTATAGAGAACTATATCGTCCAGTACCGAGAGGAGCTGACGAATATCGCCCCCACGTTTAGGAGGGATTAGTTCAAAACTGATAAGAGTTTGATTTGCTTTATAGAGATGTTCAGTTACTTTCATATTGATTCTTTATGTGTTTGTCAAATTTAACATTTTGTCGCATAAACTTCTTATCAGGAATTACCGGGCATTAATTTAAGCAGATGTCCGGCTTTACTCTTAAATACTTTTTCAGAAAGCGGAATTCTGATATACTCCCCTTTCAGCCACATACCGGTCATATCTTTATAGTGATCGCTCATGAAATATCCGGATTGTCCGGCAGGTAAAATGATCTCCATAAATTCAGGATCACCGAAATCATATATGTAGCGCAAAGATGGGCCGAGAATATTCCGGAACGGTTCCGACCTGTACGGTTTAGAAAAATCTCTCTTCTCTTCATAAAGCTCGGAGAACGAATATTCAGTATTGAACACAGTAGTTCCGTCACCGCCAATTTCATAAGGACCGATATTGATTAGCTGATCAATCAAGCCGGACTGGTTGGCGAAGAGATGTTTCAGATAAACTTTGTGGATTTTACCCCACTGCCACATTGAAATATCCGCACCCAGATTTTTCTCGAGTTCGCTTAATGCATCTACGAGACTCTTTCTTATAATCTGATCTCTCGACTCCACCTGAGGTGTCCGGATATCATCGAAGAAGGAAGATGAATTATCATAAAGGTACTTAAGTATAATTCTATAAGGGATATTTGCGAGGAAAACATATTCTTTCAATAAGTCGCTGCCTAACTCGTCTTCAAAAATATTTTTAATCAAACGGTGGAAGAAGTGGAGGTAAATTGCAGGGACCTGACTTGAAGCAGTGAGTTCAAAATCCCAGTTATCCAGCAGCTCAATCGCGGTCTTCAAATTCCTGTCGTTAATTTTTGCATCTTCGAATGCCTTAAGAATGTAAGGTATAATCTCTCTTGCATAGGGAGAAATAAAATCGAGCTGATATTTTTTAAAATCCTTTACAGAGTGCTGTTTCCCGGAATTTAATAATTCAAATATCCTTTCAATTCTAGAAGAAGGTTCCCAGATATTTGAAATATGATACTTAAAAACGGAGCTGGTCTTATTATTTGCAGTAGCAATAAATTCCTGGGGAGGGTTGAAGAGTTTCGGCATTTCTTCATACGGCACAAATCCTTTCCAATCCGATTGGGAAGTTGAACCGTCATAAACAAGAGAAGGACTTAAACTGCTTCTGAGGGGCAGCCTGGCAGCACAAACATAACCGATATTACCATTAACATCGGCGTAAACAAAATTCTGTCCGGGAACAGTAAAGAATCTGAGAGCGGATTTAAAATCCTCCCAGTTATCAGCTTTACTAAGTGAGATAGCGGCAAACAATTCATCGCTAAATTCTAAACCGGTCCACCGCATGCTCAAAACCGATTTTACTTTTCCTTCTTCGGGGTAGAGCTGATTAAAAGTATGAATATCAGAAACAATAGGCCCGCGGTGAGATTTCCTGATTGTAAATTTATAGTGGAGCGAATCTTTAACTGCGAAGGAGTCCGTGTAGACTGCCAGATCTCTCAATTGATTATCGACGTAATAACGGTTTCCGGTTGAATCCAGTTTCTCTGCATAGAAGTCGCAATCATCCGCCATAACATTCGTCATAGCCCAGGCAATATTCCTGTTTTTCCCGATCACAATTGCCGGAAGGCCGGGGATCGTAAAACCCTCAGCATTCCAATTTTCACTCCTAATTACTGCAAAATACCACTTGCCCGGAAGTGAGAGCGCAAGGTGAGGGTCATTTGCAATAACCGGCTTTTGAGAAACAGACCTTGCACCGCTAACAACCCAGTTATTGGAACCGATATGTGTCCCTACAAAACCGGTAAAGTCCCTGAACATTCTATCCACGTTTATAAAACCCATTGCCGAGGAAGAGACCGAAGGAATATTTTTAGGAATAATGGTTGGAGCATTTTCCGGAAATCCGGGTAGCAATTCCGAAGCTTTTTCCGGGCCGAGTTTATGAATTAGATTTGAAAACAGAATATCGCTCCACCAGCTGATATTTAATTCCCAGCCCATCAGTTTTGCAATCACTAAACTATGTTCAGGTTTCCACGGATACGGATCGTACCCGAGCAGATCAAATTCAACCTGATATTTTCCTTTATTATCCTCAATGAAACTATTCACACCGCGGGAATAAGCTTCAAGAATCTTACGTGAGACGGGATTAATCTTTGACAGACTTTCTTCAACAATCTTATAAATGCCGACAGTTCTGAACATTTTATCGATAGGGACGGTTTTGGAACCGAATACTTCACTTAATCTTCCTTCCCCGGCTCTGCGTGCAAGATCCATTTGAAATAATCTTTCCTGTGCATGAACAAATCCGAGCGTAAACGCTGCATCCTCGTCATTTTCCGCCGAGATCATCGGGATAGCAAATGAATCACGGTACACCTCAACACCCGCGATAAGTCCTTTCGCCGTAATCTCTCCGTCATATTCAGGCAATGATTTTCTCAACATGAAATATGATATCACGAAGAGAAATATCACAATGATAATAAGAGTGCCAGCGATACCGATAAGGACTTTTTTCCAGGATTTCATTTTATCTCAATTGAATTACTTATTTAAAATAATGAAATAATATTTGCTGAATAAAAAAATATTTAATAAATAACCGCACGACTTTAAGAATTGTTTTGAGGAAAAGGAGATGGATCAGTTTCTTACAATCGGGTTATACGGCCTGCTGATAATAATCGTAATTGTAACATGGATTATCTATAAAAGGATAAAGGACACTTCGCAGATTAATTTAAAAGAAGAACTCGAAAGGATAGATAAATCCTTCCGAGATGAGCTTATGAGAAACCGGGATGAATCGTCCAAAACAGGTAAGGCACAGCGCGAGGAACTGAGCAGCGCGATTAAACAATTCGGGGATCAATTATATGATCAGCTTTCTAAACTGATCCAGACCAATGAACAGAAATTCGATAAGCTTCAGAACCGGGTTGAATCGCAGCTCAAAGAGATCCAGGATAATAATTCAAGAAAGCTTGAAGAGATGAGACAGACAGTTGATGAAAAACTTCACAGCACACTTGAAAAGAGGCTGGGCGAATCTTTTAAACTTGTAAGCGAACGTCTCGAAGCTGTTAGAGAAGGCCTTGGAGAAATGAAAAACCTTGCAGTAGGTGTAGGTGATCTGAAAAAAGTCCTAACGAATGTAAAAACCCGCGGTACATGGGGAGAGATACAACTAGAGAACCTGATTGAACAGATACTTACTCCCGATCAGTATTCAAAAAACATAAGCACAAAAAAGAATTCGAATGAGAGAGTAGAATTCGCGATTAAGATGCCGGGAAGAAGCGAGAATAAAGACGGATTGTGCTGGCTGCCAATAGATGCAAAATTCCCGATGGAGGACTATCAGCGTTTATTAGCCGCTCAGGATTCCGCCGAACCGCCTTTAATCGAAGAAGCATCGAAAGCACTGGAAAACAGAATTAAAGCGGAAGCCAAATCAATTAACGAGAAATATATCGACCCTCCGAACACCACGGATGTTGCACTACTATTCCTCCCTGTTGAAGGCCTTTTTGCAGAAGTATTACGCAGACCTGGATTGTTTGAAAAACTGCAAAATGATTTCAAGGTTATACTGACCGGCCCAACAACATTAACCGCCATACTAAACAGTCTTCAGATGGGTTTTAGAACACTTGCAATCGAGAAACGTTCGAGCGAAGTATGGAGCCTGCTCGGAACAGTGAAAACCGAGTTTTCGAAATTCGGCGACGTACTCGATAAAACCCAGGAGAAATTGCGTCAGGCGAGCGATACAATAGACTCGGCAAAGACACGCTCGCGTGCAATTGAAAGAAAACTGAAGGACGTTCAGGAACTCCCGGGCAGTGACGAAACCAAACTGATCGATTAGCGGAAATAATTTTTCGCTAATCTCAATTATTCCAACCGGCTGGCAGGGCACTTTTTACCGACAGATTTCCGCCATTCACCGATTTCTTATTCATCAGGCAGAACCCGGTTAATATCTTTGCGTCAGATTAAACAGGTAAATAAAACTTTGAGGTTAACATGGCATGGCATAAACTAAAATCGAGAGTAATAGTAGGAATTATACTCGTAATAATCGGAGTTCTTTTTCTATTACGTAATTACGACATTGCATTTTTCCCTTTCGAAATGATCACATGGGAATATTTTTTCATCCTATTCGGTCTGCTATTATTTATCCTATCGGACAATAAGACGGCCGGAATTATTTTCCTGGCAATAGGTCTTTTCAATTTAGTACCCCAACTCTGGCCTTTGATCTTTGTGGTTATCGGTCTTTACATAATTCTCAAACGAAAAGGAAGCAGGCCAATGGCGCATTTCAAACATTACCATCGCGACAGTAATATTCCCGATGGTGAAGTAGCAAAAGACTATCTTGAAGATGTAAATGTATTCGGCGGCGGTACAAAAATAATTAATACAGAGAATTTCAAGGGTGGAAATGTAGTTTCAATTTTCGGAGGTTCAGAAATCAACCTGATGGGTTCGAAGCTTGCCGAAGGTGAGAACAGTCTGGAAATGACAGCTATTTTCGGCGGTTCGACACTTATAATACCATCGGACTGGAAAGTTGAGACCGATGTTCTATCGATATTTGGAGGATTCAGCGATAAAAGGAGAAAGGACCCGAACAAGGTTCAGGATCCGAACAGAATACTTGTTATAAAAGGCCTTGCTTTATTCGGCGGCGGAGAAATTAAAAATTAATTCTACGGAGTAATAAAATGAAAAACGACGGAAAAATCTGGATTGGAATAATTCTTATTGCTGTGGGCGCTCTTCTGGTTGCAGATAATTTTTTCTATTTCGATTTCAGTGTCCACCATTTGATTTTTTCTTGGCATACAATATTCCTGATTATTGGGCTTGTAATTCTGAACAACTCTAAAAACAGTGTTGTGGGAATTGTTTTCGTTGTACTGGGATTGTTCGGGATACTGGGATACATCTCACCATTCGATATAAGATTTTCGCTCAGAGATTACTGGCCGATAATCCTGATTATTGTAGGATTTTTTATTCTGTTCAGAAGACGGGAGCCGAATATATTAACGAATCCGGAGGGCAGCAAACAGGAATTTCAGACTTCAACAGCCAGCATTCTTGATGAATCGTCGATATTCAACAGCACAAACAGAATAATAGACTCTGATAATTTCAGAGGGGGCAAAGCAACAACAATATTCGGTTCAACAAAACTCGATCTCACAAGGGCTTCCCTATCCCCCGGAGAAAACACGCTTGAGATAACATGCCTGTTCGGCGGGTGCGATATTTCAATACCTAAAACCTGGAAAGTGATTCTAAACGTTTCGGCTATCTTCGGAGGTTTTGAAGACAAAAGATTCCTGGCAATGAGCGATGCAAAAACAGAAGGCGTACTGATTATAAAAGGGACCGTCATATTCGGCGGCGGTGAAATTACAAGCTATTAGAACTGGACAGAAATGGGAAATCCGTTTATAAAGAACATAAAGATTTTTGCTATCTACCTGATGATATGGGTCTTCATCAGCCTGATACACAATGTAGTTGTAATCTTCCTTCTTAATGTAAAACTGGAACAGGCCCTGGTCGAAAGCATTATCTATAATACTCTCTACTTTCTGCTCGGCATCAGTCTTTGGTATACGGTAAGTTATAACACGCTTGAAAATTATACTCCTGTAAAAATATTCGTAAACCATTCGGCAGCCGCAATTATTACGTCCGCCGTGTGGGCATTGTCAGGTTATTATATTCTCGTTAATATTTTTAATGACAATCAGGAGTACAAGACATTTCTTTTGAACTCTGGTATATGGCGGTTTATAATCGGAATCTTCTTTTACCTGATTATTGTGGCCGTGGATTATGTGATAATCTACTACAATAATTTTCAGCAGAAACTTTTCCGTGAATCAGAGCTGAATACTCTTGTTAAGGAAGCGGAATTAAAATCGTTGAAATACCAGATTAATCCGCACTTCATTTTCAACAGTCTAAATTCTATCAGTTCGCTCACACTAAGCGATCCGGTTAAGGCCAGGGAAATGACAATCAAGCTATCGTCATTTCTAAGAAGCACCTTATCGAAGAATGAGAAGCAGAAAAGTAAACTGACAGATGAGATTTCGAATGCAAAGCTCTACCTGGACATTGAGAAAGTCCGGTTTGCCGACAAAGTTGAATTTGTAGAGGAACTTAATCCGGAATGCAAAGACCTTGAAATACCGAGCATGATACTACAGCCGCTATTTGAAAACGCAATAAAGCACGGGGTATACGAAAGTCTCGAAAAAGTAATTATCAGGTTGCATTGCAGACCCGAAAAAGAATATCTTAAATTAATTGTTGAGAATAATTTTGATCCAGAAGCTATTCCACGTAAAGGCGAAGGGATAGGGATCAAGAATATTCAGAACAGGTTAAAGCTGATCTACAATCAGGATAACCTGGTAACAATTGAAAAACTTAACGGTTTATTCAGAGTTAATATTTACATACCGGTTAAAAATGAAAAACAGAATTAAAACACTGATAGTTGACGATGAGAAATTAGCGAGAGACATCGTAAAAAATTATCTCCGGAATTATCCTCATATTGATCTTGCGGGAGAATGTTCAAACGGTTTCGATGCGCTCAAAATGATAGGCGAGCTTTCGCCCGACCTGGTATTCCTGGATATACAGATGCCAAAGCTGACCGGGTTCGAGATGCTGGAAGTACTGGAGAATCCACCGGTAATAATTTTTACGACCGCATATGATCAATACGCTTTGAAAGCATTTGAAGTAAATGCAACCGATTACCTGATGAAACCCTTTTCGGAAGAGAGGTTTGCCGAGGCAATTCAGAGAGCTGAAAACCAGATCAAAAATAAATCAGAATCCGATAAGAAAATCTCCGACCTGTTAAAACATATCGGCAGAAAAGATGAGCACCTGGAAAGAATTGTCGTAAAGAACGGTCCGAAGATCACAATCCTCCCTGTCGACAGTGTAAAATATCTTGAAGCGCAGGACGATTATGTAATGATCTATACTGCCGGCGGAAATTTTCTAAAACAAAAAACAATGAAATACTTTGAAGAAAACCTGAATCCAGCCGAGTTCATACGAATTCACAGATCCTATATTGTAAAAACGACCGAGATTCAGCAGATAGAATTATTCGAAAAGGAGACTTACTTTGTATTACTAAAGGATGGTAAGAAGCTCCCTGTAAGCAAATCAGGTTACAGTGAATTGAAACAGATACTCGACAAATAAAAATGAGAAAGAGGGGGAAGATATTACCTCCGACCTATTTTTTAAGCGGAATTGTTTTAACACTACTAATTCATTTCCTGATCCCATTCATACAAATAATTGAATACCCGTTTAATCTTTTAGGCTTAATACCATTAATTATAAGCGGGATATTGAATATTGCCGCGGATAACGCACTCAAAAAATTCAACACAACAGTAAAACCTTTTGAAGCATCAACTGCTCTTGTAACA
This Melioribacteraceae bacterium DNA region includes the following protein-coding sequences:
- a CDS encoding replication-associated recombination protein A; protein product: MDKKNDIPNTPLAERIRPKNLSEFRGHENLIGKGKPLRQMIENGSLSSIILWGPPGSGKTTLARIISETVNAEFFQVNAVSSGVKELRNVIEIGKTNLLYNRKTILFIDEIHRYNKAQQDALLSSVEKGEIILIGATTENPSFEIIPALRSRLRIFKLETLNREDLEGILNYAVKNDDFLKTLDVEIEDPDFLFYVSGGDARILLNILEAALLNHVSQERIVVNKSSIENVLQQKFIIYDKGGEEHYNLISAFIKSIRGSDPDAAVYWLARMLEGGEDPLFIARRMIILASEDIGNAAPNGLVIAEAAFNAVDKIGMPEARIILSQCATYLASSPKSNAAYKAIDEALEDVKNLPLYSVPLHLRNAPTSLMKNLGYGNNYRYPHNFENHFLEENYLPLELKGKQYYRPAEIGFEKSLKDRLSSLWQKLKKYN
- a CDS encoding septum formation initiator family protein yields the protein MAKLSNKLIVRLILSSVVILVIAFLVFNENGILKYLSLKNQLHELDLQINSAEEKIRMLEAEIDSLINSKEKMEKVARERFHMMLPDERVLKIEEK
- a CDS encoding D-alanine--D-alanine ligase, which encodes MSNNEINVALLVGGTSPEREVSKSSGKSVLKALYDLGYKVKVIDPAYGLTQPKEEYIYFEDRNYCEISNRNQLEAINSTLLDGIDIVFIAIHGKWGEDGTLQSLLEMRGLKYTGSKVLASALAMNKYMSKIMFQHFDVNTPRWFIVDRNENDYHLIREKIKKFFGYPCVIKPNDQGSTIGLTICRGDIEVEKAVKKALELSSVALVEEYIAGRELTVAILGQQALPVLEIKPVDGFYDYEHKYTSGKSEYIVPAVIPPKVAEHLQHQALLAFNSVGCESYARVDFRLTKDYKSYCLEVNTLPGMTNLSLVPKMAAVAGISFEELIDRIIKNAL
- a CDS encoding class II aldolase/adducin family protein; protein product: MSLRKVLLDICHRVYEKGFVSAYDGNLSVRLSNKRILITPSGKCKGELAQDDFLEIDYNGKLLKGKGKVSTEVKIHLLAYSKRDDINSVIHCHPVYATAFASSGLGLTEPVLPEVILTLGKVPLCKYGTPSTDEVPLSMLPHIDYVWALLLENHGAVTFGHDIMSAYYRMEKLEHAAHTIAVCKLLGGEKKIPVNKLRKLYSVAEKEYGIKLNKKNRMDF
- a CDS encoding Gfo/Idh/MocA family oxidoreductase; amino-acid sequence: MLIKSPGKSIIRSAIPRRIKWGVSGCGHFVETSVLPALALIQRSKLVSVFSHDLQRAKQVAGKFGAQNFSDNFSDFIKGDFDLLYIAGANVDHYRQAVEAAQAGKHIICEKPVGINSSQIEEIIKVCKTYGVVFTVNFTHRFHPLVLKAKELVNKGMIGKIVSVSASFNIDFAPSDNFRFKKDLSGGGALRDLGSHMIDMIRLFGGEISGVKGYTDNIVYKSEVEDFASAILKFEKGGYGYFNVSYNAKKSFNRIEILGHKGVISIENFIGKKNVSGKLIIDLQGEAKKAFRKRANKISYMIKSVQKSLIKNQPPLVPGEDALAAMKIMEEIEKQCP
- a CDS encoding methylenetetrahydrofolate reductase, producing MKVTEHLYKANQTLISFELIPPKRGGDIRQLLSVLDDIVLYKPPFIDITSHAAEVMYEETTEGGMKMKVKRKRPGTLGICALIQNKYNIDAVPHVLCSGFTREETEDFLIEIHYLGIDNVLAIRGDESGFNKPLKYGRSANNYGIDLIRQISDLNKGKYLEEGLLDAFAMDFCIGTSGYPEKHFEAPNLLTDIKYTHAKIEAGAAYIVTQMFYDNNLYFDYVDNCRKEGISVPIIPGLKIITSRSHAHSIPKNFYIDIPSDLVEEIDKSKPEHAVEIGVEWTFKQVEELLNKNVPAIHFYIMQNSKPIKMLMKKLGL
- a CDS encoding penicillin acylase family protein, producing MKSWKKVLIGIAGTLIIIVIFLFVISYFMLRKSLPEYDGEITAKGLIAGVEVYRDSFAIPMISAENDEDAAFTLGFVHAQERLFQMDLARRAGEGRLSEVFGSKTVPIDKMFRTVGIYKIVEESLSKINPVSRKILEAYSRGVNSFIEDNKGKYQVEFDLLGYDPYPWKPEHSLVIAKLMGWELNISWWSDILFSNLIHKLGPEKASELLPGFPENAPTIIPKNIPSVSSSAMGFINVDRMFRDFTGFVGTHIGSNNWVVSGARSVSQKPVIANDPHLALSLPGKWYFAVIRSENWNAEGFTIPGLPAIVIGKNRNIAWAMTNVMADDCDFYAEKLDSTGNRYYVDNQLRDLAVYTDSFAVKDSLHYKFTIRKSHRGPIVSDIHTFNQLYPEEGKVKSVLSMRWTGLEFSDELFAAISLSKADNWEDFKSALRFFTVPGQNFVYADVNGNIGYVCAARLPLRSSLSPSLVYDGSTSQSDWKGFVPYEEMPKLFNPPQEFIATANNKTSSVFKYHISNIWEPSSRIERIFELLNSGKQHSVKDFKKYQLDFISPYAREIIPYILKAFEDAKINDRNLKTAIELLDNWDFELTASSQVPAIYLHFFHRLIKNIFEDELGSDLLKEYVFLANIPYRIILKYLYDNSSSFFDDIRTPQVESRDQIIRKSLVDALSELEKNLGADISMWQWGKIHKVYLKHLFANQSGLIDQLINIGPYEIGGDGTTVFNTEYSFSELYEEKRDFSKPYRSEPFRNILGPSLRYIYDFGDPEFMEIILPAGQSGYFMSDHYKDMTGMWLKGEYIRIPLSEKVFKSKAGHLLKLMPGNS